From Paenibacillus graminis, a single genomic window includes:
- a CDS encoding deoxynucleoside kinase, protein MNAYNIPDNAVITVAGTVGVGKSTLTAALAERLNFRTSLEQVDHNPYLEKFYHDFERWSFHLQIYFLAERFKEQKKMFELGGGFVQDRSIYEDTGIFAKMHADQGTMSKTDYDTYTSLYEAMVMTPYFPHPDVLLYIEGSLPSILTRINERGREMEIQTDVSYWEHMHGRYSQWIAGFNACPVLRLNIDDYDVNDPASMSEILKQVGAAIGRAPVENRGS, encoded by the coding sequence ATGAACGCATACAATATCCCGGATAATGCCGTTATCACAGTAGCCGGCACAGTAGGTGTGGGTAAATCGACGCTGACTGCGGCCCTGGCGGAGCGCCTGAACTTCCGGACATCGCTCGAGCAGGTGGATCATAATCCGTACCTGGAGAAGTTTTATCATGATTTTGAGCGCTGGAGTTTCCATCTGCAGATTTATTTCCTGGCCGAACGCTTCAAGGAGCAGAAAAAAATGTTCGAGCTGGGCGGCGGCTTTGTGCAGGACCGTTCGATCTATGAGGATACCGGTATTTTTGCCAAAATGCATGCGGACCAGGGCACCATGTCGAAAACCGACTATGACACCTACACCAGCCTGTATGAGGCCATGGTCATGACGCCGTATTTCCCGCATCCCGATGTACTCCTCTACATTGAAGGCAGCCTGCCCTCAATCCTGACCCGCATTAATGAACGCGGACGCGAGATGGAAATCCAGACCGATGTCTCCTACTGGGAGCACATGCACGGCCGCTATTCGCAGTGGATTGCCGGGTTCAACGCCTGCCCGGTGCTGCGCCTGAACATTGACGATTATGATGTGAACGATCCGGCTTCCATGTCGGAGATTCTCAAGCAGGTAGGCGCGGCCATTGGGCGGGCACCGGTGGAAAACAGGGGAAGCTAA
- a CDS encoding stalk domain-containing protein has protein sequence MKKWTLFCSTLLGISLVTSASASAAAGADTTPASSIQSFGTDWLTKTDGSFWIWDYNQSVPTQIPELTGTTGSYPGGLVVMGDQTIKQWSNDYYTPAITVKPVSGLSSIQDVLDWNGTLIADAAGAVYTKVRADDSQPQNEVTYTPVTGIDNVADIEIYAEEYSDSMRYRHLFLKKDGTVWRDNGELQEFEPIQNLHDIVQIAENYALQKNGTVWTWPATFAEKNPPASALAASKFTALTSIQTLKHEQKSTLAIDKQSRLWFWGGTVTGYADGWTYADHPDPVLITSIQNVKDAFVVEHSLIVQTLDNKVYSTSVARDAMPANPNFVLLASDISTIKNGGRHMIMQKKDGSLWGWGVNKNSELGYGDYEFMHDTPVPVQKPIAVSLNGENVPLTAGVITRNGQNFVPLRSLFDKLGAEIGFDGTSKLAAVTRTDPSLPALKISVSAKNGQTTLNGQAVTLANKPFTVNGTLYLPLRFISEKLGAKVEWLPKEERITIMLK, from the coding sequence ATGAAAAAATGGACACTCTTCTGCAGTACTCTTCTGGGAATCAGCCTCGTTACCAGTGCCAGTGCTTCTGCCGCTGCTGGTGCGGACACAACCCCCGCCTCCAGCATTCAGTCCTTCGGAACAGATTGGCTGACCAAAACAGACGGAAGCTTCTGGATCTGGGATTACAACCAATCCGTTCCTACACAAATTCCGGAGCTGACCGGTACCACCGGTTCCTATCCGGGAGGACTGGTGGTAATGGGGGATCAGACGATTAAGCAATGGAGTAACGATTATTATACTCCGGCGATAACGGTCAAGCCGGTCAGCGGATTAAGCTCCATCCAGGATGTGCTCGATTGGAACGGCACCCTTATCGCGGATGCTGCCGGGGCGGTGTATACGAAAGTCAGAGCAGACGATTCCCAGCCTCAGAATGAAGTAACCTACACCCCGGTGACAGGCATAGACAATGTAGCGGACATTGAAATATATGCGGAGGAATATTCGGATTCAATGAGATACCGGCATTTGTTTCTGAAAAAAGACGGAACAGTCTGGAGAGACAACGGGGAGCTGCAGGAGTTCGAGCCTATTCAGAACCTGCATGATATTGTGCAAATTGCGGAGAACTATGCCTTGCAAAAAAACGGGACAGTCTGGACTTGGCCTGCCACCTTCGCAGAAAAGAATCCTCCGGCAAGCGCTTTGGCTGCCTCCAAATTCACCGCATTAACCAGTATCCAAACCCTTAAACACGAGCAGAAGTCCACGCTCGCCATCGACAAGCAGTCCCGCCTGTGGTTCTGGGGCGGTACGGTAACCGGTTATGCAGACGGCTGGACGTATGCGGATCATCCCGATCCTGTTCTTATAACCAGCATCCAGAACGTCAAGGATGCTTTTGTTGTCGAGCATTCTCTGATCGTCCAGACGCTTGACAATAAGGTCTATTCAACATCCGTTGCCCGGGATGCCATGCCGGCAAATCCAAACTTTGTGCTGCTCGCCTCGGATATTAGTACGATTAAGAACGGCGGAAGGCATATGATTATGCAGAAGAAGGATGGCAGCTTGTGGGGCTGGGGTGTGAACAAAAATTCGGAGCTTGGATATGGGGATTATGAATTCATGCATGATACCCCTGTCCCTGTGCAGAAACCGATCGCCGTTTCCCTGAATGGGGAGAATGTGCCCCTTACCGCCGGAGTAATTACCCGGAACGGCCAAAATTTCGTCCCGCTCCGCTCTCTGTTCGACAAGCTTGGGGCCGAAATCGGCTTCGATGGAACGAGCAAGCTGGCGGCCGTCACGCGCACCGATCCCAGCCTTCCGGCACTTAAAATCAGTGTCAGCGCCAAGAATGGCCAAACCACATTAAATGGTCAGGCCGTGACGCTCGCGAACAAGCCGTTTACCGTAAATGGAACCCTGTACCTGCCGCTGCGCTTCATCAGCGAGAAGCTGGGAGCAAAGGTTGAATGGCTGCCGAAGGAAGAGCGGATTACAATTATGCTGAAATAG
- a CDS encoding deoxynucleoside kinase produces MKHAPFIAVEGPIGAGKTTLATMLAGELQLPVIKEIVEENPFLDKFYQNMDDWSFQLEMFFLCNRYKQLEDTVYQYIDKGKPVISDYHIYKNLIFGERTLKGTKREKYRQIYHVLTDDLPKPDIILYIRADLDTLLERIAKRGRPFEEEIAPAYLQQLIEDYDAAMASLALTGPSTVIVTIDGKQVDFVENQEDFTAIASQLKELMK; encoded by the coding sequence ATGAAACATGCACCTTTTATCGCCGTGGAAGGCCCGATCGGGGCCGGCAAAACCACACTGGCAACCATGCTGGCCGGAGAATTGCAGCTCCCGGTTATTAAAGAAATTGTTGAGGAAAATCCGTTCCTGGACAAGTTCTATCAGAATATGGACGACTGGAGTTTTCAGCTTGAGATGTTTTTTCTGTGCAACCGCTACAAGCAGCTTGAAGATACCGTGTACCAGTATATAGATAAAGGTAAACCGGTGATATCGGATTATCATATTTATAAGAATCTGATCTTTGGCGAGCGTACTCTGAAGGGAACGAAACGGGAAAAATACCGGCAGATCTATCACGTGCTGACCGACGATCTGCCGAAGCCGGATATTATTCTCTACATCCGCGCGGATTTGGACACTCTGCTGGAACGCATTGCGAAGCGTGGACGTCCGTTCGAGGAGGAAATCGCCCCCGCCTATTTGCAGCAGTTAATTGAGGATTATGATGCTGCCATGGCCTCACTTGCTCTTACCGGGCCTTCCACGGTCATAGTTACCATCGATGGGAAACAGGTTGATTTTGTGGAAAACCAAGAAGACTTCACCGCTATCGCCTCACAGCTAAAGGAGCTAATGAAATGA
- a CDS encoding MalY/PatB family protein, which yields MKYDFNRIIDRRNTRSYKWDQSEKLFGDKDILPLWVADMDFESPPAVKEAILRRVQEGIYGYSVTSDSYKSAIAGWYRRRHDWEIQKEWITDSPGIVTSLSLSVELFSNPGDQVILQSPVYYPFYDVIRMNDRKVASNPLKLEDGHYVMDYDQLEELMSGGAKLMLLCNPHNPGGRVWGREELLRLGELCLRYGVTVISDEIHCDLAMPGHKHIPFASLSEELSDITLTTLAATKTFNLPGLQTSYIVASNPELRRKFEYKLKTLSLHMSAFFAPEAVEAAYNEGGEWLDQLIQHISSNAEYAIGYLAEHLPQVKPMKPEATYLLWMDCRELGLDPEGLKKLMYREAKVAFNEGSVFGTEGQGHLRINLACPRSILAEALERFAQAAAPYVN from the coding sequence TTGAAGTATGATTTTAACCGTATCATTGACCGCCGCAATACCCGCTCATACAAATGGGACCAGTCCGAGAAGCTGTTCGGAGACAAAGACATTCTTCCGCTATGGGTAGCCGATATGGACTTTGAGAGCCCGCCTGCCGTGAAGGAAGCAATTCTGCGCCGCGTGCAGGAGGGGATATACGGCTATAGCGTGACAAGTGACTCCTACAAATCAGCGATTGCCGGCTGGTACCGCAGACGCCATGACTGGGAGATTCAAAAGGAATGGATCACGGATTCCCCCGGCATCGTTACCTCGCTGAGCCTTTCGGTAGAGCTGTTCAGCAACCCGGGCGATCAGGTGATTCTGCAGTCGCCGGTGTATTATCCTTTTTATGATGTGATCCGGATGAATGACCGCAAGGTGGCTAGCAATCCGCTGAAACTCGAAGACGGCCATTATGTCATGGATTATGACCAGCTCGAAGAGCTGATGAGCGGCGGCGCCAAGCTGATGCTGCTGTGTAATCCGCATAATCCGGGCGGCAGAGTGTGGGGACGCGAGGAGCTGCTGCGCCTTGGAGAACTGTGCCTGCGCTACGGCGTGACGGTTATTTCGGACGAAATTCATTGCGATTTGGCGATGCCGGGCCATAAGCATATTCCCTTCGCATCCTTGTCGGAAGAGCTGTCGGATATTACGCTGACCACACTGGCGGCAACCAAGACCTTTAATCTGCCGGGCCTGCAGACCTCATATATCGTAGCCTCCAATCCTGAATTGAGACGGAAATTTGAATATAAGCTGAAGACGCTCAGCCTGCATATGTCTGCTTTCTTTGCGCCGGAAGCGGTGGAAGCGGCATATAACGAAGGCGGGGAATGGCTGGACCAGCTTATCCAGCATATCAGCAGCAATGCGGAGTATGCCATAGGCTACCTTGCAGAGCATCTGCCGCAAGTGAAGCCCATGAAGCCGGAGGCTACTTATCTGCTGTGGATGGATTGCCGTGAACTCGGACTCGATCCCGAGGGTCTCAAAAAGCTGATGTACCGCGAGGCCAAAGTGGCGTTTAACGAAGGTTCCGTTTTTGGTACGGAAGGCCAAGGTCATCTGCGGATTAATCTCGCTTGTCCGCGTTCTATTCTGGCCGAAGCGCTGGAGCGTTTCGCCCAGGCTGCTGCACCTTATGTAAATTAA
- a CDS encoding radical SAM protein, with translation MSMKYKSLELDKPLTYELEGLEVGVTSNCNFRCDYCCAYNRNDGQSIKGKEVIRILEELPNLKRVRLSGGEVTLKFEDCVEIVSYCASRGIQTQLNSNGSLLNPERIEQLEKAGLTTIHISFNFTTAGAFSRYYNIHTSIYDKIRENITMFAKTSVDVVLETLLFNETQDNMQEISDHVYAMGVRTHEIQNSIIMGHTGWKAIAAREQLKNAVNGLIARKKEDTTLYFTCMDRFMEQLGFQEQPGVYFPHCIEGKKQLHLHGNGDILISELCHPVIIGNIYKGTSLKDLYSDMPAPLSDFLDKLPCPALDALFPQEV, from the coding sequence ATGAGCATGAAATATAAATCACTGGAGCTGGACAAACCGCTGACCTATGAGCTGGAGGGACTGGAGGTCGGGGTAACCTCGAACTGCAATTTCCGCTGCGATTACTGCTGCGCGTATAACAGAAATGACGGACAGAGCATCAAAGGCAAAGAAGTGATCCGCATCCTGGAGGAGCTGCCGAATCTTAAGCGGGTCCGTCTCTCCGGCGGCGAAGTCACTCTCAAATTCGAAGATTGTGTGGAGATTGTCAGCTACTGCGCTTCCCGGGGCATTCAGACCCAGCTGAATTCCAACGGCAGCCTGCTGAACCCGGAGCGGATTGAGCAGCTGGAGAAGGCCGGACTGACCACGATCCATATTTCCTTTAACTTTACGACAGCCGGGGCATTCTCGCGCTATTATAATATTCACACAAGCATTTATGACAAAATCAGAGAGAACATCACGATGTTCGCCAAAACCAGTGTGGACGTAGTGCTGGAAACGCTGCTGTTCAACGAGACACAGGACAACATGCAGGAGATCAGCGATCATGTCTATGCGATGGGAGTTAGGACCCACGAAATCCAGAACAGCATTATTATGGGCCATACCGGCTGGAAGGCGATCGCGGCCCGCGAACAATTGAAGAACGCCGTGAACGGGCTGATTGCCCGCAAAAAAGAGGATACGACCCTCTATTTCACCTGTATGGACCGTTTTATGGAGCAACTGGGCTTTCAGGAGCAGCCTGGTGTATATTTCCCGCACTGCATTGAAGGCAAGAAGCAGCTTCACCTGCACGGCAACGGGGATATTCTGATCTCCGAGCTGTGCCACCCGGTCATTATCGGCAATATTTATAAAGGCACCTCGTTAAAAGATCTATACAGCGATATGCCTGCACCGCTTTCCGATTTCCTTGACAAGCTTCCTTGCCCGGCACTGGATGCTCTCTTCCCGCAGGAAGTATAA
- the pheS gene encoding phenylalanine--tRNA ligase subunit alpha, with translation MKTKLDELSLEAKKAILQAESLAELNELRVKYFGKKGLITEISKKMNTLSPVDRPIIGMMVNSVRESIKDQLNEKSKEIEQGILKEQLAKETIDVTLPGNPAPIGSVHPLSKVTQELEDIFIGMGYSVEEGPEIERDYYNFEALNLPKDHPARDMQDTFYITEEILLRSHTSPVQIRTMERMKGQVPVKIICPGKVYRRDDDVTHSHLFTQIEGLVIDRHIRMSDLKGTLLQFVQKMFGTQTQIRLRPSYFPFTEPSAEVDISCMFCGQAGCRICKNSGWIEVLGSGMVHPNVLEMSGYDSTQYSGFAFGIGVERIAMLKYGVNDIRNFYTNDLRLLTQFNHI, from the coding sequence ATGAAAACCAAGCTAGACGAGCTGTCTCTTGAGGCAAAGAAAGCTATACTACAGGCGGAGAGTCTTGCCGAACTGAATGAGTTGCGGGTGAAATATTTCGGAAAGAAAGGACTCATTACCGAGATTTCCAAAAAAATGAACACCCTCAGCCCGGTAGACAGACCCATAATCGGCATGATGGTTAATTCGGTCAGAGAATCTATAAAAGATCAGCTGAACGAGAAATCCAAAGAAATTGAGCAGGGAATACTAAAAGAACAATTGGCTAAGGAAACCATTGATGTTACACTGCCGGGAAATCCGGCTCCTATAGGCTCGGTTCATCCGCTCAGCAAGGTTACGCAGGAGCTAGAGGATATCTTTATTGGCATGGGATATTCCGTCGAGGAAGGCCCCGAAATAGAGAGGGATTACTATAACTTTGAAGCACTGAATCTTCCCAAGGATCATCCGGCTCGGGATATGCAGGATACATTCTATATTACGGAAGAGATTTTGCTGCGATCCCATACTTCCCCGGTGCAGATAAGAACTATGGAGCGAATGAAAGGTCAGGTTCCGGTTAAAATTATTTGCCCGGGGAAAGTATACCGCCGCGACGATGATGTCACCCATTCCCATCTGTTCACACAGATTGAGGGGTTGGTGATTGACCGCCATATCAGAATGAGCGACCTGAAGGGAACCCTGCTTCAATTTGTGCAGAAGATGTTTGGGACTCAAACGCAAATCCGGTTGCGGCCCAGTTATTTTCCGTTCACGGAGCCCAGTGCGGAAGTGGATATATCCTGTATGTTCTGCGGTCAGGCAGGGTGCAGAATTTGCAAAAACAGCGGGTGGATCGAAGTGCTTGGCTCAGGAATGGTACATCCGAATGTATTGGAAATGTCAGGATACGATTCAACCCAATACAGCGGGTTTGCATTTGGGATCGGTGTAGAGCGGATAGCGATGCTTAAATATGGTGTGAACGATATCCGCAACTTCTACACCAATGATTTACGGTTATTGACACAATTTAATCATATATAA
- a CDS encoding stalk domain-containing protein, with protein sequence MKCFAKILLCAAITAASFTSLPAKGAQAAAGGVRIVLDGYPLPFPVEPAVMSGTTMVPFRAISEALGVKVEWNQAARQITATNKEASGTKKVILTLGSTSASVNGAAVKLAVAPQNVRGTTMIPLSFFGQQFGAGVSWNQATKTVSITSPKKDLYTLGFYAQGAYSEVSLIPDFDAVAFGWSRIDRSGQYTTSGPEFRWPQAAGDVTPESIVRNAASGGTAPYLMVYSGDKELELTKNVEDLQLQQQTIAGIVDTAAQKGFQGIALDLEGLGMTGDKTVVQSQYNTFVKNLSAKAKAASLKLTVILHPLNSSYKGYDYKTLASIADDLVIMAYAYEGETGPEPMNKVDEAIRLALQQVSKDKLILGISVYSENKTSVNAKIGLAKRYGLKGIAIWRLGLIGQPVWSEMGQSVEL encoded by the coding sequence ATGAAATGTTTTGCTAAAATACTATTGTGCGCAGCGATTACCGCAGCAAGTTTTACTTCACTTCCAGCCAAAGGGGCCCAGGCCGCCGCGGGAGGTGTCCGTATCGTTCTCGATGGATACCCGCTTCCTTTTCCGGTAGAACCGGCGGTGATGAGCGGGACTACGATGGTGCCTTTCCGGGCGATATCCGAAGCTCTGGGTGTCAAGGTGGAATGGAATCAGGCCGCCAGGCAAATCACTGCAACGAATAAAGAGGCTTCAGGTACCAAGAAAGTTATACTTACCTTAGGCAGCACAAGTGCATCGGTGAACGGCGCAGCCGTGAAGCTGGCCGTCGCTCCGCAGAATGTCCGCGGTACCACGATGATTCCGCTCAGCTTTTTTGGCCAGCAGTTCGGTGCAGGCGTATCCTGGAATCAGGCAACCAAGACGGTGTCAATCACCTCCCCGAAGAAAGATTTATATACCCTTGGGTTCTACGCGCAGGGAGCGTACAGTGAGGTTTCGCTGATCCCGGATTTTGATGCCGTTGCCTTTGGCTGGAGCCGGATTGACCGCAGCGGCCAATATACGACCTCGGGGCCAGAGTTCAGATGGCCGCAGGCAGCCGGTGATGTCACACCGGAATCCATCGTCCGGAATGCCGCATCCGGGGGAACAGCACCTTATCTGATGGTATACTCAGGGGATAAGGAATTGGAGCTGACGAAGAATGTGGAAGATTTGCAGCTTCAGCAGCAGACAATTGCCGGTATCGTAGATACTGCAGCGCAGAAAGGATTCCAGGGGATTGCCCTTGACCTGGAGGGACTTGGCATGACCGGGGACAAGACGGTTGTGCAGAGCCAGTACAACACTTTTGTCAAGAATCTGTCCGCCAAAGCCAAGGCCGCGAGCCTTAAGCTTACGGTCATTCTGCATCCGCTCAACAGCTCCTATAAAGGTTATGATTATAAGACGCTGGCCTCGATTGCCGACGACCTGGTGATTATGGCTTACGCATATGAAGGTGAAACCGGGCCGGAGCCGATGAACAAGGTGGATGAAGCCATCCGTCTGGCCCTCCAGCAGGTTAGCAAGGACAAGCTGATTCTGGGTATTTCGGTATACAGTGAGAATAAAACCTCGGTCAATGCCAAGATCGGCCTGGCCAAACGTTATGGCCTAAAGGGGATCGCCATCTGGCGCCTCGGTCTGATCGGGCAGCCGGTGTGGAGCGAAATGGGGCAATCGGTAGAATTGTAG
- the pheT gene encoding phenylalanine--tRNA ligase subunit beta, producing the protein MKVSTTWLSEYIDLRGYTGEELAEQLTAHGIEVDSVLSAAELYGQESSLQETEDNILDLDLTPNRSDCLSIIGTAYEMGAVLGRYMDSNSLNRYNVSSYNYSPLNSFSVNNEAEQECKCYALALIENVQIGPSPLWIQQRLSSLGVAPVNNVVDYANYIMLECGQPINIYDADQFSGAQIQIRFADEENIMTADGLERTVDSTALLISDGQKPASIAGIANAADYEISPGTHRILIESAHFSGSVTRKTSRKLGLRNEKTVRFEKEINLEMILPALLRISELIVAASPGAKLSGVSHWQYAPIEHKTIKVSQEKINRYLGTEISGEQIEAILEYLHFPFEIPENSVYIISVPKRRGDITQEVDIIEEIARLYGYEHIPVSLVQGVTTPGRLTNEQRIRRSIRHILIQSGFNETITYSLTHPKHFNMIPVNPLYPQAVFLNNPMTEDRSMLRMSLLPHLLETASFNLKYGTENIAIFEIGNIYCSNEPVLTQLPQEFPCLGMLLTGKRNHPHWNCPAQPVSYYDIKGTVEKMLNYLGIESYSFEGAQIQGLHPGRTANIYLKDNDGNPIYAGYAAQLHPDVQKQYDLKETFVLELSLEPIYRLTDFGISAQSAPKYPSVQRDIAVVVHAHVFAAAMIAGIKSSAGEWLEDVSIFDVYSSGSLAQTGQKSIAFSLVFRHPDRTLTDDDIYPVYERVVNTLKEQFAGELRQ; encoded by the coding sequence ATGAAAGTATCTACTACTTGGTTATCCGAATATATAGATTTGAGAGGATATACAGGCGAAGAACTGGCAGAACAATTAACTGCCCATGGAATTGAAGTAGACAGTGTGCTGTCAGCTGCTGAACTTTACGGACAGGAGTCTTCGCTTCAAGAGACGGAGGATAACATTCTCGACCTGGACCTTACACCCAACCGTTCAGATTGCCTCAGTATCATCGGCACGGCATATGAAATGGGGGCAGTGCTGGGAAGATATATGGATAGCAACAGTCTGAACCGTTACAACGTGTCCTCCTATAATTATTCACCTCTGAATTCATTCTCGGTTAATAACGAGGCGGAGCAGGAATGTAAGTGTTATGCACTCGCATTAATAGAGAATGTTCAGATAGGGCCTTCTCCGCTATGGATTCAGCAGCGCTTGTCCTCTTTGGGAGTTGCACCGGTCAATAATGTGGTTGATTATGCCAACTATATTATGCTTGAATGCGGTCAACCTATTAATATATATGATGCGGATCAATTTTCCGGCGCCCAGATACAGATCCGGTTTGCCGATGAAGAAAACATCATGACTGCAGATGGTCTGGAAAGGACAGTCGATTCCACGGCCCTGCTTATTTCAGACGGACAGAAGCCTGCTTCCATTGCCGGTATTGCCAATGCTGCCGACTATGAAATCTCACCGGGTACCCATAGAATATTGATAGAATCCGCCCACTTCTCAGGAAGTGTCACTCGTAAGACCTCCAGGAAGCTTGGGTTGCGCAATGAAAAGACTGTCCGCTTTGAAAAAGAAATTAATTTGGAGATGATTCTCCCTGCCCTGTTGCGGATCTCGGAGCTGATCGTCGCTGCTTCACCTGGGGCTAAACTGTCCGGTGTCTCACATTGGCAGTATGCACCTATTGAACACAAGACTATCAAAGTGAGCCAAGAAAAGATCAATCGCTATCTGGGTACTGAAATATCCGGAGAACAAATTGAAGCAATTCTGGAATATCTCCATTTTCCATTTGAGATTCCGGAGAATTCTGTTTATATCATCTCCGTTCCTAAGCGACGGGGGGATATTACCCAGGAGGTCGATATCATCGAGGAAATCGCCAGATTGTACGGCTATGAGCATATTCCTGTGTCTCTGGTACAGGGCGTTACAACACCAGGAAGATTAACGAATGAACAGCGGATCCGGCGCAGCATCAGACATATTCTAATTCAAAGCGGGTTTAATGAGACGATCACATATTCTTTGACTCACCCTAAGCATTTCAATATGATCCCTGTAAACCCGCTGTATCCACAAGCCGTCTTTTTGAACAATCCCATGACAGAAGACCGCTCCATGCTGCGGATGAGTCTATTGCCTCACCTTCTGGAGACAGCGTCCTTCAACTTGAAATATGGTACAGAGAACATTGCTATATTCGAAATTGGTAATATCTATTGCAGTAATGAGCCCGTTTTAACGCAGCTGCCGCAGGAGTTCCCCTGCCTGGGGATGTTGCTCACGGGGAAACGGAACCACCCCCACTGGAATTGCCCAGCCCAACCAGTATCTTACTATGACATAAAGGGAACTGTCGAGAAGATGCTGAACTATCTGGGGATTGAAAGCTATTCCTTTGAAGGGGCCCAAATTCAAGGTCTTCATCCAGGGCGAACAGCAAACATTTACTTAAAGGATAACGACGGTAATCCAATTTACGCTGGTTATGCGGCGCAGCTGCATCCGGATGTCCAGAAACAATATGACCTTAAGGAAACCTTTGTGCTGGAGCTTTCTCTCGAGCCTATCTATCGGCTAACCGATTTTGGAATATCCGCTCAATCGGCACCGAAGTATCCTTCGGTCCAAAGGGATATCGCGGTAGTGGTGCATGCCCATGTTTTCGCCGCTGCAATGATTGCCGGCATCAAATCATCCGCAGGAGAATGGTTGGAAGATGTGTCTATTTTTGATGTCTATTCCAGCGGCAGTCTGGCCCAGACAGGCCAGAAAAGCATTGCCTTCTCACTTGTGTTCCGTCATCCGGACCGGACGCTTACGGATGATGATATCTATCCGGTATATGAACGAGTGGTTAATACATTAAAAGAACAATTCGCTGGCGAATTAAGACAATAA